From a region of the Salinispira pacifica genome:
- a CDS encoding CARDB domain-containing protein — protein sequence MLRKILSIAGLIAAAMLLSGCPGLLTSSLNSDLVISLGRFRPEENGGLVSAVGGEMHIPVQISDLSGNEVTGPFDVSFTLSGDADLSTDGDNIDAGSASITDGTVQNVSLDVPAAVVAGGYTLFASFSAAEGDPAVEIGDELLNIGSVGINFLATNEADLEIQFVDPQSIFRNAGSTFNLSYRVSNTGGKAISSGTDILTDFEIDIDGTPTEFGSNTITLENDLFPTDYVTATAEISMPTLTQMAADASVDEADLTIWNGTLTGTIDPDDSIPEIAEGGTDTFSVSSGNRKPELSVSSIDLPDTAKVGGPVEFAVTITNSGTSLAAAGSYGLLLFHDVNSNADYDVGTDTEIDTISSTAAVPYDLTGGNDEVIYFASDFSVENYPASITEGGQEIGVVITGDLDEYNTGNNSSSASITFIDSLVDLEILRITSSLSSFIDEGTGGTIPLDLKIINSGEETVTTDFDIEFFASDDGFLNVADTNLGTIEITEDIAAGEILDVPFDGSFPAGEGAGFYTVFAFVDRNAEVAETDEDNNLPDDPDETPVYVVVDDGATSLNANVLVKNPESVSGTNYHTIYFYDSVWTLTNSSSEWQYSPLESDSMAITLTPGQDHGLRFRNNYRNLALAFRLVPDYVFDVANYTMISVPLRDDGFGDNTSTASAVDLSGTNNPFFGLVGIYESEDDEDNYFTFSF from the coding sequence ATGTTACGTAAAATACTCAGTATTGCCGGGCTCATCGCCGCGGCAATGCTGCTCAGCGGTTGTCCGGGCTTGCTCACTTCAAGCCTGAACAGCGACCTGGTGATTTCCCTGGGACGATTCCGTCCCGAGGAAAACGGCGGGCTTGTATCAGCCGTGGGCGGCGAAATGCATATACCGGTACAAATCAGCGACCTGTCGGGAAATGAAGTTACCGGCCCATTCGATGTGAGTTTCACCCTCTCCGGAGATGCTGATTTAAGCACCGACGGCGATAACATCGATGCGGGAAGCGCAAGCATTACAGACGGGACAGTTCAAAATGTTTCCCTGGATGTTCCTGCCGCTGTGGTTGCAGGAGGTTATACTCTGTTTGCAAGTTTTTCTGCGGCTGAGGGCGATCCTGCGGTGGAAATCGGAGATGAACTGCTGAACATCGGAAGTGTGGGCATTAATTTTCTGGCTACAAATGAAGCGGATCTTGAAATCCAATTTGTCGATCCCCAAAGTATTTTCCGGAATGCAGGATCCACCTTTAATCTTTCCTACCGGGTAAGCAACACCGGAGGCAAGGCAATCAGCTCCGGCACAGATATTCTCACCGATTTCGAAATCGATATAGATGGTACTCCTACCGAGTTCGGCAGCAACACCATCACATTGGAAAACGATCTGTTCCCCACTGATTATGTGACAGCAACTGCTGAAATCAGCATGCCCACTCTCACCCAGATGGCTGCAGATGCATCAGTGGACGAGGCGGATCTGACCATCTGGAACGGAACGCTTACGGGTACCATTGATCCCGATGACAGCATCCCAGAAATTGCTGAGGGCGGAACGGACACATTTTCCGTAAGCTCGGGAAATCGAAAACCCGAGTTATCCGTCAGCAGCATCGATTTGCCCGATACGGCGAAGGTTGGGGGACCCGTGGAATTCGCGGTTACCATAACCAACAGCGGAACCAGCCTGGCAGCTGCAGGAAGTTACGGACTGCTGCTGTTTCATGACGTCAACTCCAACGCAGATTATGATGTGGGAACCGATACGGAAATCGACACCATCAGCTCCACGGCAGCCGTACCTTACGATCTCACAGGGGGAAATGACGAAGTAATTTACTTCGCTTCGGATTTTTCTGTGGAGAACTATCCCGCAAGCATTACGGAAGGCGGACAGGAGATCGGCGTGGTTATTACCGGCGATCTGGATGAGTATAACACCGGAAATAACAGCTCATCCGCATCTATAACCTTCATCGATTCCCTGGTGGATCTGGAAATTCTTAGAATTACCAGCAGTCTTTCATCATTCATCGACGAGGGAACCGGAGGAACCATCCCCCTCGATCTGAAGATCATCAACAGCGGTGAAGAAACAGTTACCACTGACTTCGATATCGAGTTCTTTGCAAGTGATGACGGATTCCTCAATGTGGCGGACACCAACCTGGGAACCATAGAAATAACCGAAGATATCGCAGCGGGTGAAATTCTGGATGTCCCCTTCGATGGCAGCTTTCCCGCCGGTGAAGGTGCGGGATTTTACACCGTTTTTGCCTTCGTGGACAGAAACGCCGAAGTAGCTGAAACAGATGAGGACAACAATCTTCCTGACGATCCCGACGAGACCCCGGTATACGTGGTGGTTGATGATGGGGCAACCAGTCTGAATGCAAATGTATTGGTGAAAAATCCTGAAAGCGTTTCAGGAACCAACTACCACACGATCTATTTCTACGATTCAGTGTGGACGCTAACGAACAGCTCAAGTGAGTGGCAGTACAGCCCTCTGGAATCTGATTCAATGGCGATCACCCTTACTCCCGGTCAGGATCACGGCCTGCGCTTCAGAAATAATTATCGCAATCTTGCCTTAGCTTTCAGATTGGTACCGGATTACGTGTTTGATGTCGCCAACTACACCATGATTTCGGTTCCTCTGAGGGATGACGGGTTCGGAGATAATACATCCACCGCTTCCGCCGTAGATCTCAGCGGGACCAACAATCCGTTCTTTGGTTTGGTTGGCATCTATGAGTCAGAAGATGACGAAGACAATTATTTTACATTCAGTTTCTGA
- the aroF gene encoding 3-deoxy-7-phosphoheptulonate synthase: MVIILHQHIHEDDKSRLRNYLQDHGYRVKEIIGEEETIFGAVGPAVLDIRDVEVQPGVQRVIPISKPYKLASRELKQQDTVVSIGSVRIGGGRIALIAGPCSVESREQIMETARTVRDAGAVMLRGGAYKPRTSPYSFQGLGSEGLKYLREAGDAYGLPVVSEIVSPQHVDDMLAFVDMFQIGARNMQNFELLKAVGQTGMPVLLKRGLSARIEEWLMAAEYLMAHGTDNVVLCERGIRTFETYTRNSLDLSSIPVVKKLSHLPVIVDPSHATGIRENVMPMAMAGVSAGADGLMVEVHPDPDHAKSDGAQSLYPQQFEKLARDIEALCPVLHRELERIPLRSYEILTGTSPGSGSVNRGALNRGGAAQDGSAQLGANQPGAGAGGQEDDTRASSADKPGPAGENLSAVPIAFQGEAGAYSEMALYRYFSPDIPSIRSIPCPDFKTAFTRVLAGEAAYAILPIENSLTGSIHENYDLLLQFPDIVISGEIKIRIQHSLMGLPGARPEDLEAVYSHPQGLAQCSRYLDGLKDCERRPFYDTAGAVAYVAREENPRYGAIANAAAAGVYGLEVLKEGIETNPNNYTRFVVIQREDQAGSAPAQKASLVFSTPDRPGALLSCMERLSSRKLNLSKLESRPIHGKPWEYMFYLDVDIDGREEDFRKALEDISEYSDDIRVLGVYGRG; encoded by the coding sequence ATGGTTATAATTCTCCATCAGCACATTCATGAGGACGATAAGTCCAGACTTCGAAACTATCTCCAGGACCACGGATACCGGGTAAAAGAAATAATCGGCGAGGAAGAGACAATCTTCGGAGCGGTGGGACCTGCGGTTCTGGATATTCGTGATGTGGAGGTTCAGCCCGGAGTGCAGCGGGTCATTCCCATCTCCAAGCCCTACAAGCTGGCATCCCGGGAGCTTAAACAGCAGGATACCGTTGTGAGCATCGGTTCTGTGCGCATCGGCGGCGGGCGTATCGCCCTCATTGCCGGCCCCTGTTCGGTGGAGAGCCGGGAACAGATCATGGAGACCGCCCGGACCGTTCGGGATGCCGGCGCAGTGATGCTCAGGGGAGGTGCCTATAAGCCGCGCACTTCGCCCTACAGCTTCCAGGGGCTGGGGTCGGAAGGACTGAAGTATCTCAGGGAGGCGGGGGATGCCTACGGGCTTCCGGTTGTCTCGGAGATCGTTTCCCCCCAGCATGTGGATGATATGCTGGCTTTTGTTGATATGTTCCAGATCGGGGCCAGAAACATGCAGAACTTCGAGCTCTTGAAGGCCGTTGGCCAAACCGGCATGCCCGTGCTGTTGAAACGTGGGCTGTCCGCCCGGATCGAAGAATGGCTCATGGCAGCCGAATACCTGATGGCCCACGGCACAGATAATGTGGTGCTCTGCGAACGGGGCATACGCACATTCGAGACATATACGCGCAACAGTCTGGATCTCTCTTCTATTCCCGTGGTGAAGAAGCTCAGCCACCTGCCGGTAATTGTAGACCCGAGCCATGCCACCGGCATACGGGAAAATGTGATGCCCATGGCAATGGCCGGGGTGAGCGCAGGAGCCGACGGCCTGATGGTGGAAGTGCACCCGGACCCGGACCATGCCAAATCCGACGGCGCTCAAAGCCTCTACCCCCAGCAGTTTGAGAAACTTGCCCGGGACATCGAAGCACTCTGTCCGGTGCTTCACCGTGAACTGGAACGCATTCCTCTTCGGAGCTATGAAATTCTCACCGGTACTTCCCCGGGAAGCGGCTCGGTGAACCGCGGTGCCCTGAACCGGGGCGGGGCGGCCCAGGACGGATCGGCCCAGCTCGGGGCGAACCAGCCCGGAGCCGGAGCCGGCGGGCAGGAAGACGATACCCGGGCCTCCTCTGCCGATAAACCAGGACCGGCAGGTGAAAACCTGTCTGCCGTTCCAATCGCATTTCAGGGAGAGGCGGGGGCGTACAGCGAAATGGCACTGTACCGCTACTTCTCCCCTGATATTCCCTCCATCCGCAGTATTCCCTGCCCCGATTTCAAGACCGCCTTCACCAGGGTGCTGGCTGGAGAGGCCGCCTATGCGATTCTACCCATAGAAAACTCCCTCACCGGTTCCATTCATGAGAATTATGATTTGCTGCTTCAGTTCCCCGACATCGTGATCAGCGGAGAAATCAAGATCCGCATACAACACAGCCTCATGGGGCTGCCGGGAGCCCGTCCCGAAGATCTTGAAGCCGTATATTCCCATCCCCAGGGGCTTGCCCAGTGCAGCCGCTATCTGGACGGTCTGAAGGACTGTGAGCGGCGGCCCTTCTACGACACCGCCGGGGCGGTTGCCTATGTGGCCCGGGAGGAGAACCCCCGTTACGGGGCCATAGCCAATGCGGCGGCTGCGGGAGTGTACGGGCTGGAAGTGCTCAAGGAGGGGATCGAAACCAATCCCAATAACTACACCCGATTCGTGGTCATACAGCGGGAGGATCAGGCCGGCTCCGCCCCTGCCCAGAAGGCCTCACTGGTGTTCAGTACGCCCGACCGTCCGGGAGCCCTTCTCAGCTGCATGGAACGGCTCAGCAGCCGGAAGCTCAACCTGAGCAAGCTCGAATCCCGCCCCATTCACGGAAAACCCTGGGAATATATGTTCTATCTGGATGTGGATATTGACGGCAGGGAAGAAGACTTCCGGAAGGCCCTGGAGGACATTTCAGAGTACTCGGATGATATCCGGGTGCTTGGTGTGTACGGGCGGGGGTAA
- a CDS encoding lytic transglycosylase domain-containing protein, translating to MNRKSRKVAFYIPEKSELYGSAGQPDLPSLDVFFYSDAPAIHFYRNPQTRGAVKDFFVSLAGSEQVALSAMYYSDKHNLPFTLVFSLMHTESRFLPDAVNQNATSIDRGVFQLNNLAFPHLNEHDFFDPDLNASYGVSHLEWCLSVSSSLDEALAIYNAGYGKVKRGDIPASTIRYIAKIHEYRRTLEEEFYRYLVAEIPHRVLNLAAVPAASHTP from the coding sequence ATGAACCGGAAAAGCAGAAAGGTCGCCTTTTATATTCCCGAAAAATCGGAACTGTACGGCAGCGCAGGACAGCCTGACCTGCCGTCTCTGGATGTGTTTTTCTATTCGGATGCACCGGCAATCCATTTTTACCGAAACCCACAGACACGGGGTGCGGTGAAGGATTTCTTTGTAAGTCTTGCAGGCTCTGAACAGGTTGCATTGTCGGCCATGTATTATTCGGATAAGCATAATCTTCCGTTTACACTGGTTTTTTCACTCATGCACACCGAAAGCCGCTTTCTTCCGGATGCGGTGAATCAGAACGCAACTTCCATAGACCGGGGGGTGTTCCAGCTGAATAACCTGGCATTTCCTCATCTGAATGAACATGATTTTTTCGACCCGGATCTGAATGCAAGCTACGGAGTGTCACATTTGGAATGGTGTCTTTCCGTGTCCTCCAGTCTTGATGAGGCGTTGGCAATTTATAATGCCGGTTACGGAAAGGTGAAGCGGGGGGATATTCCTGCAAGTACCATCCGCTACATTGCGAAAATTCACGAATACCGCCGCACACTGGAAGAGGAGTTTTACCGCTATCTCGTTGCTGAAATTCCCCACCGGGTGCTGAACCTGGCGGCGGTCCCCGCAGCCTCCCACACTCCCTGA
- a CDS encoding PP2C family protein-serine/threonine phosphatase translates to MKELLQNPGFFAELALAIILLIYSLRIRRKTGGGSMALPVVAMILIAGIIIRGISSSPERILPFIGLGFMAGLLFWVRGHIRIAHPAILWLLVAGSGIGMLALSLIDFSSGALAPAGSGILLLLWSVTVVSIVINIFGGEKGGTVISKSRSLILAGPPILWVLPLLLGWEHQFVREILPVLLPILPFALLFITDRSLEEENRFTQYQLNENLEMIFSIIRNLGNMMISDRQARDINTQILTAAVRSARAGTGVLLLVEDAEEKLMKIEAVEGENPLKLELQDLRPVRIQEGEGGTEEHYRIPRGLISEVLQTGVSRRDGSSSNGERFFAPLVLSKKVYGLMVIARPEHPVGFTALDLQHLDSFIQFSSITIQNIQMFLEGHERRRIHSESEISGEIQHMLIPRKFRGDKNIQIVGNLEPAPGVHSDYLDMISGDGMKPSMILCDIAGRGMASSMVMTMIRATFHLIGGSGRNAGSILSWINRAVTRRIRLDRFANMIYLSYDPEKSVIEYAGAAHQPIFLYRLEAGSIERLESSDPPIGIDPRTQYRTRKIHVESGDILLLYSDGVIETRNTQGVQFGYKNLSRSLVANHHLDAQGLCDSLVDELNGFQGKAGQDDDRSIMAVKIR, encoded by the coding sequence ATGAAAGAACTTCTACAAAATCCAGGATTTTTCGCTGAACTGGCACTGGCAATAATCCTTCTGATCTATTCTCTGAGAATTCGCCGGAAAACCGGTGGAGGCAGCATGGCTCTCCCCGTTGTGGCCATGATTCTGATCGCCGGCATTATCATCCGCGGAATCAGCTCCTCTCCGGAAAGAATTCTCCCGTTCATCGGGCTGGGATTCATGGCAGGGCTGCTGTTCTGGGTCCGCGGACATATCAGAATTGCTCATCCTGCCATCCTCTGGCTGCTTGTGGCCGGATCCGGAATCGGCATGCTGGCCCTCAGTCTTATTGATTTTTCATCCGGCGCTCTGGCACCCGCAGGGAGCGGTATTCTCCTTCTGCTTTGGTCTGTTACGGTAGTCAGCATTGTCATCAATATATTCGGCGGGGAAAAAGGCGGCACGGTAATTTCCAAAAGCCGCAGCCTGATATTGGCGGGCCCGCCGATACTTTGGGTTCTCCCGCTGCTGCTCGGCTGGGAGCACCAGTTTGTACGGGAGATACTCCCGGTCTTACTTCCCATTCTGCCCTTCGCACTGCTGTTTATTACCGACAGATCCCTTGAGGAAGAGAACAGGTTCACCCAGTACCAGCTGAACGAAAATCTGGAAATGATTTTTTCCATCATCCGTAATCTGGGAAATATGATGATCAGCGATCGTCAGGCCAGGGATATCAATACTCAAATTCTCACTGCAGCCGTTCGAAGCGCACGGGCAGGAACCGGCGTACTTCTGCTGGTTGAGGACGCAGAGGAAAAACTGATGAAAATCGAAGCCGTGGAAGGGGAAAATCCCCTGAAACTTGAGCTTCAGGACCTCAGGCCGGTACGGATCCAGGAGGGTGAAGGGGGAACCGAGGAGCATTACCGTATTCCCCGGGGACTGATTTCAGAAGTGCTTCAAACCGGCGTCTCCCGGCGGGATGGCAGCAGCTCCAATGGCGAGCGATTTTTTGCCCCCCTGGTATTGTCAAAAAAGGTGTACGGACTCATGGTGATAGCCCGGCCGGAACACCCCGTTGGATTCACCGCCCTGGATCTTCAGCATCTGGATTCGTTCATTCAGTTTTCCAGTATCACCATACAGAACATACAGATGTTTCTGGAAGGGCATGAGCGGCGGCGGATTCATAGTGAATCGGAGATATCCGGTGAAATACAGCACATGCTGATTCCCCGGAAGTTCCGTGGAGATAAAAATATTCAAATTGTTGGAAATCTGGAACCGGCTCCCGGAGTCCACAGCGACTATCTGGATATGATTTCGGGGGACGGCATGAAACCTTCCATGATTCTCTGTGATATTGCCGGCCGGGGGATGGCATCCTCCATGGTCATGACCATGATCCGGGCGACATTTCATTTAATCGGTGGTTCCGGGAGGAATGCCGGAAGCATTCTCAGCTGGATTAACCGGGCTGTGACCCGGCGCATCAGACTGGACCGCTTCGCCAACATGATTTACCTCAGCTATGATCCGGAAAAATCCGTAATAGAATATGCAGGAGCCGCACACCAGCCCATATTTCTTTACCGGCTTGAAGCAGGAAGTATTGAGCGTCTGGAAAGCAGCGATCCGCCCATCGGAATCGATCCCAGAACCCAATACCGGACACGGAAGATTCATGTGGAATCCGGTGATATACTGCTTCTTTACAGCGACGGAGTTATTGAAACCCGCAATACTCAGGGAGTACAATTCGGGTATAAAAACCTGAGCAGGAGTCTGGTGGCAAATCACCATCTGGACGCCCAGGGCCTGTGCGACAGCCTGGTGGATGAACTCAACGGATTTCAAGGCAAGGCGGGCCAGGATGACGATAGAAGCATTATGGCGGTAAAGATACGATAA
- a CDS encoding STAS domain-containing protein translates to MELKLRKLQDIYVIDVIGELDMYNTSKLMDLFMKMVDKNVSRIIVNLDGVHYLDSSGVGTLISIYSTVQQKDIKFCLANVHSTARKVMELTRLTGYFPIEETIEAAIGRVNS, encoded by the coding sequence ATGGAATTGAAATTACGGAAACTTCAGGACATCTATGTAATAGATGTCATCGGCGAGCTTGATATGTACAATACATCCAAACTAATGGATCTGTTTATGAAGATGGTCGATAAGAATGTTTCCCGCATTATCGTAAATCTTGACGGAGTGCATTATCTGGACTCCAGCGGAGTTGGTACACTCATCAGCATATATTCAACAGTTCAACAAAAAGATATCAAATTCTGCCTTGCCAACGTACACAGCACCGCCAGAAAAGTGATGGAGCTTACCCGTCTCACCGGCTATTTTCCCATAGAAGAAACCATCGAAGCTGCCATTGGACGGGTAAACAGCTGA
- a CDS encoding ATP-binding protein, whose amino-acid sequence MDDTVKQIQINGNSPLFNTDDMFYKEFPSDFRQIRYFTLLIVQKAPMEIKELNLLEQQISEVIKNAVKHGNKSDPSKTVKVWYRFSREEARIIVEDEGPGFQNIEEWNDFNRKRMECVQKDDFSELARYVSYRGKTSDETDGGNALFAAVEYWNGGYVFTEKRNKVAAQKIFPRKHLNLDE is encoded by the coding sequence ATGGACGACACAGTTAAGCAAATCCAGATAAACGGAAACAGTCCTCTGTTCAACACAGATGATATGTTTTACAAGGAATTCCCCAGCGATTTCCGGCAGATCCGCTATTTCACCCTTCTGATTGTGCAGAAAGCACCCATGGAAATTAAGGAACTGAATCTTCTGGAACAGCAAATCAGCGAAGTAATTAAAAATGCGGTAAAACACGGAAACAAAAGCGATCCGTCCAAGACGGTGAAAGTATGGTACAGATTTTCCCGGGAGGAAGCCCGGATTATCGTCGAGGATGAAGGACCGGGATTCCAGAACATCGAAGAGTGGAACGATTTTAACCGCAAGCGAATGGAATGCGTACAGAAAGACGATTTCTCTGAACTGGCCAGGTACGTGTCGTACCGGGGAAAAACCAGCGATGAAACAGACGGGGGAAATGCCCTGTTCGCAGCCGTGGAATACTGGAACGGCGGCTATGTGTTTACCGAAAAGCGCAACAAAGTGGCTGCCCAGAAAATTTTTCCCCGAAAACATTTAAATCTGGATGAATAA
- a CDS encoding SpoIIE family protein phosphatase, producing the protein MSTEHNAELDSLLSDFNNELQEEQEVFDTENKKVMKLAREFKDPGESIIKLVSSRWYVEADANLLDLADDLSVEQDVQAVGVTDEKGKVTGLINRRDLFDLLSRPFGRDVMRREQVDRVTANEEAIYYDTNIFSVSERLSQFDHRGEVHYFPLKTGSGEFAGVFSSQDLLIYLSDMTQQDISLARAIQNRVVKEFSYLKEADFEMAASSTMAKGVGGDFYTSKNFAPNRWLFSLCDVSGKGVSAALITSALWGTIKAFDNRRGIASLVRTLNDFFITTFELEKYVTGVFFDLNLENGSINIADMGHGLAFILREGKLLKIKSHDKNYPVGVMETISPEVFHYSLKPGDLLILITDGIIEQENARGEAFGLKRLKDFLTSHQQENLKTVRVRLLEEFHAFRKQTALHDDVTFFMLRYKGKNPG; encoded by the coding sequence ATGAGCACCGAACATAACGCGGAACTTGACAGCCTGCTGAGCGATTTCAATAACGAACTGCAGGAAGAACAGGAAGTCTTCGATACAGAAAACAAGAAAGTGATGAAGCTGGCCAGGGAATTTAAAGATCCCGGCGAGTCGATCATCAAGCTGGTCTCCAGCCGCTGGTATGTTGAGGCGGATGCGAACCTTCTGGATCTTGCGGATGACCTGAGTGTTGAGCAGGATGTTCAGGCAGTGGGTGTGACAGATGAGAAAGGAAAAGTCACCGGTCTTATCAACCGCAGAGATCTTTTCGACCTTCTCAGCCGTCCTTTCGGACGTGATGTAATGCGCCGGGAACAGGTGGATCGTGTTACGGCAAATGAAGAGGCAATTTACTACGACACGAATATTTTTTCCGTATCGGAACGGCTGAGTCAGTTCGACCATCGGGGTGAAGTGCACTACTTCCCGCTGAAAACCGGCTCAGGAGAGTTCGCCGGCGTATTTTCCTCCCAGGATCTACTTATTTATCTCTCAGATATGACTCAGCAGGATATTTCTCTGGCCCGGGCAATCCAGAACCGTGTTGTGAAAGAATTTTCCTATCTGAAAGAGGCGGATTTTGAGATGGCGGCCTCCTCCACCATGGCCAAGGGCGTGGGAGGAGATTTTTATACTTCCAAGAACTTTGCGCCCAACAGATGGCTTTTTTCCCTGTGCGATGTCTCGGGAAAGGGAGTTTCAGCAGCACTCATTACTTCTGCCCTATGGGGAACCATTAAAGCCTTCGATAACCGACGGGGAATCGCATCTCTGGTGCGCACCCTCAATGACTTTTTTATTACCACATTTGAGCTGGAAAAATATGTTACAGGCGTGTTCTTCGACCTGAATCTTGAAAACGGAAGCATCAATATAGCAGACATGGGGCATGGACTTGCCTTTATCCTGCGAGAAGGAAAGCTGCTGAAGATCAAAAGCCACGATAAAAACTATCCTGTGGGAGTCATGGAGACCATATCCCCCGAAGTCTTTCATTACAGCCTGAAACCCGGCGACTTACTCATTCTGATTACCGACGGTATTATTGAGCAGGAAAATGCCAGGGGAGAGGCATTCGGGCTGAAGCGTCTGAAGGATTTTCTCACATCTCATCAGCAGGAAAACCTGAAAACTGTCCGTGTACGACTCCTGGAAGAGTTTCACGCCTTCAGAAAGCAGACGGCACTCCACGACGACGTCACATTTTTCATGCTGCGCTACAAAGGCAAAAACCCGGGATGA
- a CDS encoding Hpt domain-containing protein yields MDYSYTMIPADAPLEELASTLAKLPADAHSEGNFSVQWAFSQGKFQYTPVFSDTAELIRDLLGDIADLGYRSFTVQISSSAEQEDSTAGRENSTAGQEKPGDHQLPRVRYQVQCSRRTLYASGDLDSVLRQLMENREEKLSPRYDVSQYTLHLRCSVLCTEIEYSAREDGVPVDLDELKKKIQDGDMYRTMIQLFKDKTPQRIIEWKKAFQKGDVQEAHRIIHSLKGSAMNISALRLSQLARRLEIALKIHHTDDAEKLLDLVEKELQRVMDYLERNTP; encoded by the coding sequence ATGGACTATAGTTACACTATGATACCGGCTGATGCCCCTCTGGAAGAACTTGCATCAACTCTCGCCAAACTCCCGGCGGATGCTCACTCAGAAGGAAATTTCAGTGTTCAATGGGCGTTTTCACAAGGGAAGTTTCAATACACCCCGGTATTTTCCGATACGGCAGAGCTGATCCGGGATTTGCTGGGTGATATTGCAGATCTTGGCTACCGGAGTTTCACCGTGCAGATTTCCAGCAGCGCCGAACAGGAAGACAGCACCGCTGGACGGGAAAACAGCACCGCCGGACAGGAAAAACCGGGCGATCATCAGCTTCCCAGAGTCCGCTACCAGGTTCAATGCAGCCGCCGGACATTATATGCGTCGGGGGATCTGGACAGCGTATTGCGACAGCTTATGGAAAACCGGGAGGAAAAGCTGTCTCCCCGGTATGATGTATCACAATACACCCTGCATCTTCGCTGCAGCGTATTATGTACGGAAATCGAATATTCGGCCCGGGAGGACGGTGTGCCGGTGGACCTGGATGAGCTGAAGAAAAAAATCCAGGACGGTGATATGTACCGAACGATGATTCAGTTGTTCAAGGATAAAACACCCCAGCGGATCATTGAGTGGAAAAAGGCCTTTCAAAAGGGGGATGTTCAGGAAGCCCACCGTATCATCCACAGCTTAAAAGGAAGTGCAATGAATATCAGCGCACTGCGTCTTTCCCAGCTTGCCCGAAGGCTGGAAATTGCCTTAAAAATCCATCATACTGACGATGCAGAGAAACTGCTTGATCTGGTAGAAAAAGAATTGCAGCGGGTCATGGATTATCTAGAACGCAACACTCCCTGA
- a CDS encoding response regulator, protein MASILYAEDEFTNRKLIEIQLQRANLNCDLACNGEEAWEMFQNGDYKLIILDRYMPKMNGDELARKIKQVRPDIPLIAITSDDSDVKQLREAGFSEIFIKPLHGREYITLIRQYLED, encoded by the coding sequence ATGGCATCGATACTATATGCGGAAGATGAATTCACAAACCGGAAGCTCATAGAAATTCAGCTGCAGCGGGCCAATTTGAATTGTGACCTTGCGTGCAACGGGGAAGAAGCCTGGGAGATGTTTCAGAACGGAGATTACAAACTCATTATTCTGGACCGGTACATGCCGAAAATGAACGGTGATGAACTGGCGCGGAAAATCAAGCAGGTTCGTCCTGATATCCCCCTGATTGCCATAACCAGTGATGACAGCGATGTAAAACAACTTCGGGAAGCAGGTTTTTCCGAGATTTTTATTAAGCCTCTCCATGGACGTGAGTATATTACACTCATCAGGCAGTACCTGGAAGATTAA